In Saccharospirillaceae bacterium, the genomic window TAAATCAGCGTGTTTGCGGTCCCCAAGTCGATCGACAGATCGCTGGAAAACATGCTTCTTAACTTCTTAAACATCCAAAATTTCCCTGCACTAATCCCCAACTTGGGGCGGGTAAAAAAATTGAAGTAACTCTAGCAACGGTGGGGATTTAGAGCAAGGGCGCAGAGTTATTTAGAGGAACAGGGATTTGTGCTAGTCTTCTCCGCTTTCTTTTATGTATCTCTGTTGTTTTATCAAGTAAGACGCTTAAACAGGGTTGCCAATTTTCATTATCTAATTTACTGGAGTACCCGTATGGCTCTGGATCAGGATCAGATTCGTGATATCGCGGCATTGTCGCGTTTACAAATCGATGATACGCAAGTCAGCGAATATCAGAAAAACCTGAGCAATATTCTCGATTTGGTAGACCAGTTAGCTGCCGTCGATACCTCGGCCGTTGAGCCAATGGCTCACCCTCTGGACGCGGTACAGCGCTTGCGTGCCGACGTTGTCACCGAAA contains:
- the gatC gene encoding Asp-tRNA(Asn)/Glu-tRNA(Gln) amidotransferase subunit GatC, encoding MALDQDQIRDIAALSRLQIDDTQVSEYQKNLSNILDLVDQLAAVDTSAVEPMAHPLDAVQRLRADVVTETNERERFQKVAPQVAEGHYIVPKVVE